From the genome of Desulfobotulus pelophilus, one region includes:
- a CDS encoding KamA family radical SAM protein has product MNTSSTRPRYRPYTLKNLHELPPYDVIPPHRMRDIKLAARVLPFRVSNYVVDELIDWDRIPDDPMFQLTFPQPEMIPESDFRRLRSCAASGHESVAKAVVQKIHMGMNPHPAGQMDLNVPVLDGELLSGMQHKYEETVLFFPAQGQTCHSYCTYCFRWPQFVGLDSAFRFACNDETLLPRYLKEHREVTDVLFTGGDPLVMHARLLEKYIRPLLDKKPGNLSSIRFGTKSLAYWPYRFTEDKDADDIIRLFEEIIKAGYHLTVMAHFSHDRELSTPAVETAMARIRATGAQIRCQAPLIRHVNDTAEVWSSMWKRQIALGAIPYYMFIERDTGPAGYFNVPLMEAYRIFTEAYRGVSGLCRTVRGPSMSAGPGKVLMDGVADIGGERVMILKFIQARNPAWVNQVFFAAWNPSAHWLDDLQPAFGEKSFFYDAEYRRMQDALRRRREGVAA; this is encoded by the coding sequence ATGAACACATCCAGCACCAGACCCCGCTATCGCCCTTATACGTTAAAAAATCTGCACGAACTTCCTCCGTACGATGTCATTCCGCCGCATCGTATGAGAGACATAAAGCTTGCTGCCAGGGTTTTACCTTTCAGGGTAAGCAATTATGTGGTTGACGAGTTGATAGACTGGGATCGTATACCCGATGATCCCATGTTCCAGCTGACCTTCCCCCAGCCAGAAATGATCCCAGAGTCAGATTTTCGCCGTCTCAGGAGCTGTGCTGCATCCGGTCACGAATCCGTTGCAAAGGCTGTGGTGCAGAAAATTCACATGGGTATGAATCCCCATCCGGCTGGCCAGATGGATTTGAATGTACCTGTGCTGGACGGTGAGCTTCTGAGCGGTATGCAGCATAAATATGAAGAAACGGTGCTGTTTTTTCCTGCTCAGGGTCAGACCTGCCATAGTTACTGTACCTATTGTTTCCGATGGCCCCAGTTTGTTGGGCTTGACTCGGCCTTTCGTTTTGCCTGTAATGATGAAACATTGCTTCCCCGCTATCTGAAAGAGCACAGAGAGGTTACGGATGTTCTTTTTACCGGTGGGGATCCCCTGGTAATGCATGCCCGGCTTCTAGAAAAATATATTCGCCCCCTTCTTGATAAGAAGCCCGGCAATCTGAGCAGCATTCGCTTTGGTACAAAAAGTCTTGCGTACTGGCCCTATCGCTTTACGGAAGATAAAGATGCGGATGACATAATCCGGCTGTTTGAAGAGATCATAAAGGCCGGGTATCATTTGACTGTTATGGCCCACTTCAGCCATGACAGAGAGCTTTCCACTCCGGCCGTGGAAACAGCCATGGCCCGAATAAGGGCTACGGGTGCTCAGATACGCTGCCAGGCTCCCTTGATCCGTCACGTAAATGATACAGCCGAGGTGTGGTCATCCATGTGGAAGCGGCAGATTGCCCTGGGAGCAATTCCCTACTATATGTTTATAGAAAGAGATACGGGGCCAGCAGGCTATTTCAATGTTCCTCTCATGGAGGCCTATCGTATTTTTACGGAAGCTTACCGCGGGGTTTCAGGACTTTGCCGCACAGTACGTGGACCATCCATGTCGGCTGGGCCTGGTAAGGTTCTGATGGATGGTGTGGCAGACATAGGTGGAGAAAGGGTAATGATTCTTAAATTCATACAGGCAAGAAATCCTGCATGGGTGAATCAGGTTTTTTTTGCCGCATGGAACCCCTCCGCGCAC